The nucleotide window TTTTACGCAGATCAGATTTCATTAATAAAAGTTGGGAAAATATTGATTTAATATAAAACAAATTAGTAGGAAATCAAATACTTAGATGATGTCTTTTTTAAATAATTATTAGTTCTATCTTATAGTATTTTTTGTTTCTTTTAATTTCTATCCAACTATTTTATCTAGATAAAACTATTTCATAAATTAATAAATAAAAGACATAAAAAAAACGAATTGTGAAACACAATTCGTTTTTAATTACTTTTAACTTGTAGCGAAGACGGGATTTGAACCCGTGACCTCAGGGTTATGAATTTTAAGAAAAGTCTTAAATTACCCTTTTTTTATGTTTATTTACATTAGATAGTGTACTGAATTGTGTACTCTGATTTATAATAAAATTTATAACTCAAATCTAAGATAATATTCAAGATAAAAAGAAATAATTTTATTAAAATTAATTAGTTGCCAGTTTTAAATTAATTTATATTTCCTTTAATCAAAAGTTTGGGGAATTCATAACTTAATGATATTGCCAATTTAATGATCATGTTTTGAGTGATCATTTTTTTTGTCTTCAGTTGATTGATTCATCATCATTTCGTGGTCGTATTTGCAACAACCTGGTAAACCGTCGTAAGCATCTAAATCACCAGCTACTTTTTCGGTATCATAACCTGAAGCTGCGATTGCTTTATGAATTGCCATTACATCGGTTTTTGTATCATCAAAAGATACGTCAATCTTCTTTTTATCGACATCCCAATTCGCACTTGCAACACCTTCAACACCGTTAGCTGCTTTTTCGATGGTACTTTTACACATTCCGCAATTTCCTCTTACACCAAAAGACAGGTCTGTCATTGCTATATCTTTTGACATTTCAGTAGTTGTGGTTTCTGTTTCTTTTTTGGTTTCGTTTTTACAACTTGTTAAGCCTAATGCTGCTATTACAGCTATACTTAAAATTACTCTCTTCATTGTTTAAAATTTAATTGTTATTGTTCTATTATTTGTTTTACTTCACCACAGGTTAGCATTGCTTCGCCATAGTATGGATTGATTACTTTTTCTTCTTTACTCAACCAATATCCACCATTGTTGTTATCTGCCATTGGACAAAATTCCACATAGACCTTTTCATTGACACCAAACAATTGAACAGCATTGATTAGATGTGATGATAAATGTTTAAAATGGTCTCTTTGTGATTTTATATCGGACGTTTCAGAAATTGAAGTTGCAAAAGATTTTATTTCACCTTCTAATGACATCCAATGGTTATGCGCCTTATTATCTGACAACATTTTCATATCCACTTTGTTCAATTTATTTAACAAACTTGTAGCGTTTGCTGAAGTACTTTTTGAATCTTCTTTTACTAAAGCATCTTTTAAATTGATATACTCATTGAAAACATCTTTTAACTGCCCTTGAAATTTAGTTGATACTTCCAAACGCACATTCATATTAGTGTGGTCATTTACTTTGTTAGATTCATTGTTATCTATACCTAAATGACCTTCATGGCCAGTCATTACTTTACCACCATCTTTATTCATCATAGACTTTTTTCCTTGCAATTGAGCTGCTGCATCAACCGTAAAAGTACCGTTAGTCACTATTTCATTTCCAACAAATAAACCTTCTAAAACTTCATATTCATTACCAATTTGATTGCTTAATTTAATTTCACGCATTTCAAAAATAGGTTGGTCTGGATTTGTTTTAAGGTACACCACAGAACGTTCACCTGTCCACATAACAGCAGATCCAGGAATTGTTAATACTTCGTCATTTTTAGACGTACTACCTTCAATATTTGCTGTTACAAACATTCCTGGTTTAAATACATCGTCCTTATTTTTTAGCACTACACGTAAGGTTACGGTTCTTGTTTTGGTGTTTAAAACTGGGTCAATAAAATCGACAGTACCTTTAAATTCCTTATTAGGATACGCATTGGTGGTTATCATCACTTCCTGTCCTTTTTTAAAGCGGTCAATCTGATTTTCATACACATCAAAGTTTCCCCAAACGGTGTTAAGATTAGCAATTTTTAATAAGGGTTGACCTTGTTTGATGTAATCGCCTTGCTCTACTAATTTTTCTGTAACGGTACCCGAAACGGTGGCATACACAGGAAAGTTTTCTTTCACTTTTTGGGTTTCTTCAATCTGATTGATTTGCTTGTCAGAGAGCTTCCATAATTTGAGTTTATTACGGACTGCTTTGTATAAAGCAGGTTGTAATTCTTTTGAAGAAGCTGCTGTAATTAATTCTTGTTGTGCTGCATAGAGTTCTGGCGAATAAATGGTTGCCAATAATTGACCTTTACTAACTTCTTCGCCTGTAAAACTCACATTCAAACTTTCAATTCTTCCAGCGAAATAACTTACCTGTACTGCATTGGCTTCTTCGTTTTCAGCAATTTTACCAGATAATTTGATAGTATTGCCTTCAACATTGCCTTTACCAACAGTAGTTGTTTGAATATTAGCTAAAGCCATAGCGTTTTCAGTCAATTTGAATTGGTCTGCTAATAAACCATCTGCACTACTTTCCGCAGGAATTAAATCCATACCGCAAATAGGACAATCGCCTGGTTCTGGTTGCATAATTTGAGGATGCATAGAGCACGTCCAGAGTTGATTGGTTTCTGAAATAGCATCATGTTTATGGTCTAATGCTTTATTTGATGAACCTCCAAAAATGAACCAACCCAACAGCAAGCCTACTATGAATATTCCAATGTATATGACTACCTTATTATTTTTCATTTTCTAATCGTTTTATCATTGCTTTCATTTCTTCAATTTCCTTCTTTTGTGCTTTAATTATGTCTTCTGCTAATTTTTTAACTTCTGGGTCTTGAATATCTGCTCTTTCACTTGTTAAAATAGCGATAGAATGATGTGGTATCATTGCTTTCATCCAAAGGACATCGTCAACTGTAGATTTCTGGTCGCGAACTAGTCCTAAAGCACTAAGAAAAAGAACTATGCTGCCAATAACAATACCCAAGTTTTTCTTTTTATTGGTGTACATGTTTTTCATGGAGAAAAACATAATCAATGCCATAGTAGAAATACCCAGACAAACCATATAAAAGCGTGTTAAGCTAAAATATACATGGTCAAATTCATAAGTATTTAGGTACATGGTGATATACATTGCTATAAAAGATGCACCAAGCATTAGAAAGAATTTTGTGTAATTGCTCTTTCCTTTATCGTTGTTTGTATGCTTATTTGTTTTCATAATTTTTGATTTTATAATTAAACTTTACTTTTTCTGTTTTTAAATATTTTTCTAATTGAAGGTGAAGAGGTAAACCACAATAAGAAACCGCTTAATACGGTTAGTAACCCTAAAAGTGAAAAGGCTCTCAAAACAAGGGTATTAAAATTGTCTCTGCCTTCGTAGTCCATAGTATGTGTCATCCATAAAAAATCAAACCAACGCCAAGAACGATGTCTTACGGTTTGAAATTTACCATCGTTTACAGAAACATAGGCTTTTAGAGCTTCATCGGTTTTATATGAGATAACATAAGCAGGTAGTAGTTTTTCTCGATACTCGTGATGTTTCCCAGTTTTAGTTATTTGTTCAACAGATTCTACCTCTAAACCACTTTTCATATGGTTTTTGGCAATATAGAGTGCCTCATCTTGCGTAATACTATTTTTTGGCAAACCATCTAAAGCATTATACAAATTGTTTTTATTAATCCAATAGTAAGGTGAATTGCCAATATCCCTTAATTCTATAGTATTTACACCTTCAGCTATACTAAGTTTTGAAGGACTTATTAAATTATTAAACGCTTTGGGTTGATACTCCAAATTTTTAAATTGATCTCCGTGTATTTCATCGATGTCTGTCCAACTGAAGTATAAACCACTAATGGTCCAAAATAGGAATTGAATTCCTAAAAATAGCCCCAAATACCTGTGGGTTTTTCTAATTTTTAAAGCTGTATGCCTTTTTACCATTTTCTATTTTTTAATTGCAAAAGGAAATTCGAGTTTAACTTTTTCCCAAGCCATCGAAATAGTTCCACTTTTATCATTTATTTTGTTGACCTTATACTCTAAATGTTCTGTGATTTCCTCTGATAATGTTGGTGTAATTTTAAATCGAATAACATCATCTTTTTCGTTATACTCATCTTTACCATGTTGCTCCCAGTTTTTATTAATCATCACAGTCCAGTCTCCTTTTGATGGAATTGTAAAAAAACCATATTTCCCTTTAGGAAGCGTTTCTCCATTAATGATTAAATCTTTATTGGTTTCTAACCATGTAGCCATATGAGCGCCAGCTTGCCATACTTGGTCATAACCAACTAAACCACCAAAAATGATTCGTCCTCTTACTCCTGGTGAAGAATAATCAATATGAATATGGGCATCACCTATCATTGCCATCGTTTCAGAATGTGGACTTAACGGTTTTTTCTTTTGCTCTTCTACTTTTTCAGTTGCGTTGTTATGATTATGTTTTTGCTTTACCGTACTTGATTTTTCATTTTTGCAACTCGCTATTGTAAGCATCATGACAATTAATAGGGTTAGATTTTTCATTAGTTTTTTATTTATAGTTATACTTTAATTGTTCTTAATCGTAATGCGTTTGCTATTACCGAAACAGAACTAAAACTCATTGCTAAAGCTGCTATCATTGGCGATAGTAATATTCCGAAAAATGGGAACAAAACACCTGCTGCAATAGGCACACCTAATGTGTTATAGATAAGTGCAAAAAACAGGTTCTGCTTAATGTTTTTCATTACTGAAACACTTAAGTTTCTTGCTTTTACAATACCATGTAAATCACCTTTTACGAGTGTTATCATCGCACTTTCTATCGCTACGTCTGTTCCTGTACCCATAGCAATACCAATATCGCTTTTAGCCAATGCTGGTGCATCATTAATTCCATCACCTGCCATAGCAACTACTTTTCCTTTTTCTTGCAGTTTTTCTACTTCTTTGAGTTTATCTTCTGGTAGCATACTGGCTTTAAAATCTGCTAGATTAAGTTCTGATGCTACTGCCTGTGCTGTATCTTGATTGTCGCCTGTAAGCATTATAACATCGATGCCTTTATCTTGAAGTGCTTTAATCGCTTTGGCACTCGTTTCTTTTATTTTATCTCCTATAACTACATACCCAACAACGGTTTCATCTATTGACAAATAAGAAACTGTTTTACCCTGTTTTTGGTAAGACTTAGCTTCGTCTTTCATTTTATAAGTAATATTTGCTTTTGCATATTCTATCATTTTAGGGTTACCTAATGCTACTTGTTTACCATCAATTTTCGCTTCAACACCTTTACCTGTGACTGCACTAAAATCTTCGGACTTTAAAATTTCTGTGTTATGTTCTTTACCATATTCAATTGTGGCTTCTGCTAAAGGATGTTCGCTATTGGTATTTAATGAAACGATGTATTGTAACACTTCTTTTACGCTTAAAGTATCATTAAAAGCACCAACGGTTTCAACTGTTGGTTTACCTTCTGTAATTGTTCCTGTCTTGTCAACGATAAGCGTATTTACCTTATCCATTTTTTCAAGCGCTTCAGCATTTTTAATCAAAACTCCATTTTGAGCACCTTTACCTACACCAACCATTACAGACATTGGTGTTGCCAAACCTAAAGCACAAGGACACGCAATGATTAGTACAGCAATTGCATTCACAAAAGCATACACATAAACTGGTTCTGGCCCCCAAACAGACCATACAATAAATGTGATAATAGAAATAAGAACCACAACTGGCACGAAGTAACCCGAAACTCTATCTGCTAAATTTTGAATAGGTGCACGACTTCTACTGGCATCATTCACCATATGAATGATTTGTGATAAAAGGGTGTCACCTCCTACTTTTTCAGCTTTCATTAGAAAGGATTGATTGCCATTTATTGTTCCGCTGCTTACTTTATCTTCTTGAGATTTGTTTATAGGAATGGGTTCTCCTGTAATCATAGATTCGTCAATTGTTGTTTTGCCTTCGGTTATCACACCATCCACAGGAATTTTATCTCCTGGTTTCACTTTGAGAATATCATTTAATTCTATCTCGTCAATACTGACCTCAACTTCTTCACCATCAACTATTTTAATGGCTTTGTTAGGTGCTAACTTTAGTAACTCTTTTACGGCCGAATTGGTTTTACTATGTGCGCGAGCTTCTAACAACTGACCTAAAAGCACTAACGTTAGAATAACTGTTGTTGCTTCAAAATAGACGTGAACTGCGTCTGATTCAGTTTTAAATTGTTCAGGAAATAAATCTGGAAACAACATCCCAAATACACTAAATAACCAAGCCACACCTGCACCGATTCCAATGAGTGTAAACATATTGAGATTCCATGTTTTTATGCTTCTATAAGCACGCTCAAAAAACATCCACGTAGCGTAAAAGACAACAGGAATGGATAATGCAAATTGAATCCAGTTCCAATTTTTCTGTTCCATTATATTATACAATGGATTGTTATTCAGCATTTCGCTCATAGCAATTAAGAAAATGGGTAATGTGAATACAGATGCTATCCGAAATTTCTTTAATAGCTTCTTATACGTTTTTTCCTCTGCTGAACTATCTACTTCCATTGGTACTAAATCCATACCACAAATAGGACACGAACCTGCTTCGTCTTTGACAATTTCTGGATGCATAGGACAGGTCCATTGTTCCTTTGAAGTTGCTGATAGATTTTGTTCTTCCACCAAATCCATTCCACAAACAGGACAATCCCCTGGTTCATCATAAGTTTTATCACCTTCGCAATGCATAGGACAATAAAACGTACCTGTACCTTTTCCTTTGGGTTGTTCTTTATTTTTAGTTTCGGTATGATGATGGTGTTCACCAAGATTATGAATACTATATCTGTCACCATCCTTTTTTAAGGCTTCTTGAAATGTTTCTATGGGAATATGTGATTCCATTTCTATGTTAGCTTCTGCCTTATCTAAATTGACAGTTGCTTTTAAAACACCTTTAACTTTAGAAAGCGTTTCTTCAACGTGACTCCGACAACCGTTGCAAGTCATTCCGTGTATGTGATATGTGAGTTTCATCTGTTGTTATCTATTTCTTAATGGTCAGATGTAATTCGCATATAAAAATCTTGAATAGTTTTATAATAATACATCTGCTCATTTCATTATTGCTGTGTTAAATAATTAATTATTGTTGACTGCAAATAGTAGTTCTTAATAGACTCTATTTGATTGATTTGAAATTTTAACTGCAACTCTTGAATATCCAAAACATCATTAAAATCAATCGTTCCTGTTTCATAGCTTTTGATTAAAATGTCTTCTGCATCCTTGGCTTGCTTTAGATTTTTGGTTTGGGTAGCAAAACTTATTCTTGCTGAAATACGTTCATTAATGGCTTTGTCTAAAAGCGTTTCTAATGTATTTAATCGTTCATGTTTTTGAGCGGTAATTTCCTTCTGTTGTAACTCATTTTGTTTGGTCTGGGATTTATATTTTGTATTAAAAATTGGGATAGATACCGAAACCATTGGCATTACAATATCCTTTCCGTTATCGCTGAAATCCATATTTGGTCTTTCAGAAACATTAATATAATCTAAACCAAAACCAATCATTGGACTGCTTTCTTTTTGATTCAATAATTCTGATTGCTCTATGGATTGATATAGTTTATCATATTTTATTAATTCAGGATGTAATTCTAGATTTTCAGTAGTTATATCAAAGTCTTCAGAAGGTATCATTAGATTATCAACCACACTAACCGAAACATCATTTTTTCGATTTAATAGGTTATTAAAATTTGTTTGTTCCGCTAAAAATTGTTGTCGCAAT belongs to Polaribacter dokdonensis and includes:
- a CDS encoding TolC family protein, whose protein sequence is MKQIISHIKTVSILCSLFFVLKGNAQQLETLIDEALTNNPSIQKFELQYKRTYEKVNEVNTIPNTEFGVGYFVSEPETRTGAQRFKVSVKQMLPWFGTITFRENYVNSLADAKYEDIVIVKRKLLASVSQSYYNLYANQSKQKVLTKNINLLNTYETLALTSVEVGKASAVDVLRLQMRQNEMQQLKDVLRQQFLAEQTNFNNLLNRKNDVSVSVVDNLMIPSEDFDITTENLELHPELIKYDKLYQSIEQSELLNQKESSPMIGFGLDYINVSERPNMDFSDNGKDIVMPMVSVSIPIFNTKYKSQTKQNELQQKEITAQKHERLNTLETLLDKAINERISARISFATQTKNLKQAKDAEDILIKSYETGTIDFNDVLDIQELQLKFQINQIESIKNYYLQSTIINYLTQQ
- a CDS encoding efflux RND transporter periplasmic adaptor subunit — translated: MKNNKVVIYIGIFIVGLLLGWFIFGGSSNKALDHKHDAISETNQLWTCSMHPQIMQPEPGDCPICGMDLIPAESSADGLLADQFKLTENAMALANIQTTTVGKGNVEGNTIKLSGKIAENEEANAVQVSYFAGRIESLNVSFTGEEVSKGQLLATIYSPELYAAQQELITAASSKELQPALYKAVRNKLKLWKLSDKQINQIEETQKVKENFPVYATVSGTVTEKLVEQGDYIKQGQPLLKIANLNTVWGNFDVYENQIDRFKKGQEVMITTNAYPNKEFKGTVDFIDPVLNTKTRTVTLRVVLKNKDDVFKPGMFVTANIEGSTSKNDEVLTIPGSAVMWTGERSVVYLKTNPDQPIFEMREIKLSNQIGNEYEVLEGLFVGNEIVTNGTFTVDAAAQLQGKKSMMNKDGGKVMTGHEGHLGIDNNESNKVNDHTNMNVRLEVSTKFQGQLKDVFNEYINLKDALVKEDSKSTSANATSLLNKLNKVDMKMLSDNKAHNHWMSLEGEIKSFATSISETSDIKSQRDHFKHLSSHLINAVQLFGVNEKVYVEFCPMADNNNGGYWLSKEEKVINPYYGEAMLTCGEVKQIIEQ
- a CDS encoding DUF2911 domain-containing protein, whose amino-acid sequence is MLTIASCKNEKSSTVKQKHNHNNATEKVEEQKKKPLSPHSETMAMIGDAHIHIDYSSPGVRGRIIFGGLVGYDQVWQAGAHMATWLETNKDLIINGETLPKGKYGFFTIPSKGDWTVMINKNWEQHGKDEYNEKDDVIRFKITPTLSEEITEHLEYKVNKINDKSGTISMAWEKVKLEFPFAIKK
- a CDS encoding PepSY domain-containing protein; translated protein: MVKRHTALKIRKTHRYLGLFLGIQFLFWTISGLYFSWTDIDEIHGDQFKNLEYQPKAFNNLISPSKLSIAEGVNTIELRDIGNSPYYWINKNNLYNALDGLPKNSITQDEALYIAKNHMKSGLEVESVEQITKTGKHHEYREKLLPAYVISYKTDEALKAYVSVNDGKFQTVRHRSWRWFDFLWMTHTMDYEGRDNFNTLVLRAFSLLGLLTVLSGFLLWFTSSPSIRKIFKNRKSKV
- a CDS encoding heavy metal translocating P-type ATPase translates to MKLTYHIHGMTCNGCRSHVEETLSKVKGVLKATVNLDKAEANIEMESHIPIETFQEALKKDGDRYSIHNLGEHHHHTETKNKEQPKGKGTGTFYCPMHCEGDKTYDEPGDCPVCGMDLVEEQNLSATSKEQWTCPMHPEIVKDEAGSCPICGMDLVPMEVDSSAEEKTYKKLLKKFRIASVFTLPIFLIAMSEMLNNNPLYNIMEQKNWNWIQFALSIPVVFYATWMFFERAYRSIKTWNLNMFTLIGIGAGVAWLFSVFGMLFPDLFPEQFKTESDAVHVYFEATTVILTLVLLGQLLEARAHSKTNSAVKELLKLAPNKAIKIVDGEEVEVSIDEIELNDILKVKPGDKIPVDGVITEGKTTIDESMITGEPIPINKSQEDKVSSGTINGNQSFLMKAEKVGGDTLLSQIIHMVNDASRSRAPIQNLADRVSGYFVPVVVLISIITFIVWSVWGPEPVYVYAFVNAIAVLIIACPCALGLATPMSVMVGVGKGAQNGVLIKNAEALEKMDKVNTLIVDKTGTITEGKPTVETVGAFNDTLSVKEVLQYIVSLNTNSEHPLAEATIEYGKEHNTEILKSEDFSAVTGKGVEAKIDGKQVALGNPKMIEYAKANITYKMKDEAKSYQKQGKTVSYLSIDETVVGYVVIGDKIKETSAKAIKALQDKGIDVIMLTGDNQDTAQAVASELNLADFKASMLPEDKLKEVEKLQEKGKVVAMAGDGINDAPALAKSDIGIAMGTGTDVAIESAMITLVKGDLHGIVKARNLSVSVMKNIKQNLFFALIYNTLGVPIAAGVLFPFFGILLSPMIAALAMSFSSVSVIANALRLRTIKV
- a CDS encoding heavy-metal-associated domain-containing protein → MKRVILSIAVIAALGLTSCKNETKKETETTTTEMSKDIAMTDLSFGVRGNCGMCKSTIEKAANGVEGVASANWDVDKKKIDVSFDDTKTDVMAIHKAIAASGYDTEKVAGDLDAYDGLPGCCKYDHEMMMNQSTEDKKNDHSKHDH
- a CDS encoding DUF305 domain-containing protein; protein product: MKTNKHTNNDKGKSNYTKFFLMLGASFIAMYITMYLNTYEFDHVYFSLTRFYMVCLGISTMALIMFFSMKNMYTNKKKNLGIVIGSIVLFLSALGLVRDQKSTVDDVLWMKAMIPHHSIAILTSERADIQDPEVKKLAEDIIKAQKKEIEEMKAMIKRLENEK